GCAAGGGAACTGATAAGGGAAGTCTATATGATTACAAATAGGGATAAATTTGCCAAAGATTTTGGCTTGAAGGATCAAATTCGAAGGGCGACTGTGTCTATCATGTCCAACATTTCGGAGGGTTTTGAGCGAGGATCAGACAAGGAGCTCAATCAGTTTCTGAATTATGCCAGAGGATCTGCCGCAGAGGTCAAGAGTCAGTTGTATATTGCTTTAGATCTTGAATATATTGACGAGATCGTATTTAAAAAATTGTATGATAAATGTACCGACATTTCCAAACTAATCATGGGATTTATTGCCTATCTCAAGAAGACTTAGGACATACGACTTACGACTTACGACTTACGACATACGACTTATGACTTATGACTTATGACTTATGACTAATGTTTTTGATGTGAACAGGGCCTTTGCGGAAAAGGGCATGGAAATTACCCTGCCCCTCGACGGTAAGGTGGTGGTGACGAAAATTGAGGTTCTTGAAAAGGTGAAGACCCCCGGTCGGATCAAGATTCTCCTGCAGGTGGGCTTCTTAAATGACCAGGGCAAGGAGAGCAGGGAGGTCTTCCTCTGTGAAGGACCCCTCCGGACGTTGCGGAAATCCGTGGCGCCGGTTATGGAGCCGCCCAAGGGGAGTCTCCTGCCGGTACGGGAGCGGATGGATTTCGTCTCCTGTGAGGAGGCCCTGGCCTACCTCCGGGAGGCGTTCTCTCACCTCCTCGAAGACAAAGGGTATCTGCCGGTGGAACGTAAGGGAGCGGATTTCTATTTCGAAAGGGAGACAAAGGGGTTCTTTGTTAATTGCGTGGTACGCTTCGATGAACCGGCGTTTGAGCGGGCCAGGTCTCTCGTTGAACTGCGGCGTTCCCTGCGCAGCCATGGCGCCGCCAACGATTTTGCCCTCGTGGCGCCCGCCATCCAGGAGCCGTTGGGCATTCCCCTCCGCCACCAGGAACGCTGGATCGCCCGCCATCAGGAGTACCTCTCGGTCCAGAGGATAGGGGTATATGGAGTCAACAACGAGGATCCCAACAAGATATACCCTTTTACCGTTTATCCGCAGGCCCTGGATTTGAAACGGTACTTTATGATTACATCTCAGCAGTGGTCGCTTGTACGCAGTCGTTACGTTCTCGAGAGGGCAAAGAGACAGGAGTGAAAGACAAGTCATACGTGGTACGACTTACGACTTACGACTTACGACTTATTTTCAGCAGTGGTCGCTTGTACGCAGCCGTTACGTTCTCGAGAGGGCAAAGAGGGAAGAGTAATATAATTTTCTTGACTTTTCGTAAAAGTAACTATATCAACGAATAGCGTAACTACTCAGGTCGTCAGGTTCACGGTTCAAGGTTGGTTGGCTTGCGCTTACTTCTTGAGATAGCCAGTACTAGGAATCCACAGTCCAACCGTGAACCCCGGAACTTTGAACCTGAGTATTTCAAATAAAGGAGGTGTTAGAATGTACCAAAAGATACTTGTTCCCCTCGATGGGTCTAAGGTTGCGGAGGAGGTTATTCTGCCCCATGTAAGATCAGTAGCCGAGGAGGGTCGTAAGGTAGGGGAGATGATACTCTTACAAGTTATAGAGACCCCTCCCGCCTGGGTAATGGAAGGTAGTGGTTTTCAAGAATCTCATGAGGCTCAGAAAAAAACAGCTAAAGAATATCTTTCTAAGATACAATCCCAGCTTAATTTGGAAGGAGTGAATGTCACCTCAGAAGTATTGGTAGGTAACGCTGCGGAAACTATAATAGATTTTGCCAAACAGAAGAAGGTGAACCTCATCCTCATGACCACGAATGTCAGCTCTACTATAAGTCAGTTGATCATCGGCAGCGTAGCAAATAAGGTAATGCGGTATTCCAGGATACCGGTACTGATGGTGAGACCCGCTGCGACGGAATGTTAGTAAAAGTGGTAAAAGTTTATACACCGGTAAAAAAACACTTGACAAATGTGTTTATGTAGTTATAGTTTGCTGATCTTATAGCCCGCAGGGCAGATGTAGGAGCGAGGATAGAAGGAA
This DNA window, taken from Syntrophales bacterium, encodes the following:
- a CDS encoding universal stress protein translates to MYQKILVPLDGSKVAEEVILPHVRSVAEEGRKVGEMILLQVIETPPAWVMEGSGFQESHEAQKKTAKEYLSKIQSQLNLEGVNVTSEVLVGNAAETIIDFAKQKKVNLILMTTNVSSTISQLIIGSVANKVMRYSRIPVLMVRPAATEC
- a CDS encoding four helix bundle protein — encoded protein: MKIEKFEDIKAWQIARELIREVYMITNRDKFAKDFGLKDQIRRATVSIMSNISEGFERGSDKELNQFLNYARGSAAEVKSQLYIALDLEYIDEIVFKKLYDKCTDISKLIMGFIAYLKKT